Within Leptospira noumeaensis, the genomic segment AATCAAAACAATCATCACCATCTAAAACATAAGTTTGTTTGTTCCTAGCGTAGTTTTTTGTTATATGGAGTGACTTTGGTTCAAAGAAAAAACCTAACCCACCCAGTAAATTAATCCAATTTTGAAATTGTGTTTTGGTCCAAACAATTTTAAAAGGAATGTTGGAATCTAAAGTGTCCTCTAAAACAGATTCCACATAAGAAGGAGCAGAACTTCCTTTTTCTTTGAGTGATTTATCTCCATCATCGAAGCTGGTTTTAGGATTTACAAAGAAAAGGGCAGCTTTCTTTTCATTGGGATAAAATTCCGCATACAAAGAAAACAAATATTCATCCTTATCACCTAAGACGGAGAAGAGGATGGGAAGACGTTTGCTTTGAGACAATTTTTGGTCTAAAGAAAATCCACCTTTGGACTTGAAAACTAAAAAAAGAAGGGCAATCAAAAAGAAGGAACCAGCTGTAATGAGTAAAGTTTTGGCAGGAATCGGTTGTTTTTTGGGAGCTTCACGTAACATCTATTTGGTTTCCTTAAGCAAATTTGCAGATTGGTTGTACGTTTGAAACGTAAAAGGATGGATGACTTCCTTTTTTTCCATAAGAAAGGAAATGGTCTGAAAGGCTTTCATAAAAACGCCATAATTTAGATTTTCCATCGTTTTCTCTACCCAATGCGGAAGCTCTTGGTTACGGAAAGCAAAGTCAGATCCTAAAAAATCCGCCGCATAGAGAATTTTGTCCAAAAGTTCGGGAGAACGATTCCCTAAAGTATGAGATGAGATTGCCTTTGTTATTTCTGGATCCGAAAAACCATATTCTTTCTCTAACCATAAAGGCGCAGAAAAGGCATGGAGGGCCTGGGAAGGAATTCCCGTCACATCCAACGAAAATTCTGTGAAAAGTCCTGTATGGATTTCCTGTTTTTTCTGTTTGGTGATGTCATGGCAAAGTCCCGCGAGATAGGCTTTCTTTGGATTGGGATACCCATGAATTTTTGCTAGCGATTCTGCGTAATCGGCAACTCGAAAGATATGTTGGAGGCGAGTCTCTGTCACATGGTTCGGCACTTCTTCTTTAAAAAACGAAATCCAATCTTCCAATGAAAGATTTCCCTCTAGGGTTTTGTTCATTTTGAATTACCGCTTTCCTTTAATTCTAAAAATCTCAGAAGCCGTTCCTTGGTTTGGGGAAGAAGAAATTCGTTCACCAAGTTTCCGTAAAAAATCCTTCGAATCTCCGTGCTACTAATGGGTAAAACTGGATTTGATAATATGTTTACCTTTGTTTTGGGAATCAAACTAGGAATGAAAATTTCTTTAGGATAGGAAGTAACTCTACGCACAACAATGATTTGTTTAATCAAATCTAGAATTTCCAAATAGGATTTCCATTTGCCAAAAGAATCTAAATTGTCTTCACCCATCACGAGGGAAATCTCTGATTTTGGATGGAGATTTCGAAGCGTTTGTAAACTATCAATTGTAAAACTTGTATTTGGTTTTTTGATCTCTTCGTCCCAAAGAATCACATTCTTTGAGAGTAAACCTTCAAATTCAGTAAGACAAAGTTCCCAAATTTCGCTCGCACTAAACTCCTTTCCACCTTCCTTAAAGGGCGAAACAAAATTAGGGCAAATATAAAGAAGAGCCTTTGGATAGGATTTGGAAACGGTTTCAATCACGTGTCTATGGCCCAAATGGGGTGGATTGAAACTTCCTCCAAAAAACAATACTTCCATTTTTAACCGCGGACTTGTCCACTTCCTGTTACATAAGTTGTCGTAGTTGTTAGGTGGATGAGACCCATTGGACCGCGCACATGGAGTTTTCCAGTGGATATTCCCACCTCAGCCCCAAGTCCATATTCACCACCATCATGAAACCGAGTGGAACAGTTGACAAAAATGGCAGCACTATCTAGTTCTTTTTGGAAGGTTTGGATTTCCGTTACATCTTCGGACAAAATACATTCTGTATGACCTGAACTGTATTT encodes:
- the yqeK gene encoding bis(5'-nucleosyl)-tetraphosphatase (symmetrical) YqeK, whose product is MNKTLEGNLSLEDWISFFKEEVPNHVTETRLQHIFRVADYAESLAKIHGYPNPKKAYLAGLCHDITKQKKQEIHTGLFTEFSLDVTGIPSQALHAFSAPLWLEKEYGFSDPEITKAISSHTLGNRSPELLDKILYAADFLGSDFAFRNQELPHWVEKTMENLNYGVFMKAFQTISFLMEKKEVIHPFTFQTYNQSANLLKETK
- a CDS encoding nicotinate-nicotinamide nucleotide adenylyltransferase, with amino-acid sequence MEVLFFGGSFNPPHLGHRHVIETVSKSYPKALLYICPNFVSPFKEGGKEFSASEIWELCLTEFEGLLSKNVILWDEEIKKPNTSFTIDSLQTLRNLHPKSEISLVMGEDNLDSFGKWKSYLEILDLIKQIIVVRRVTSYPKEIFIPSLIPKTKVNILSNPVLPISSTEIRRIFYGNLVNEFLLPQTKERLLRFLELKESGNSK